A portion of the Paenibacillus marchantiae genome contains these proteins:
- a CDS encoding LysR family transcriptional regulator, with product MFEELNAFAAVVEQSSLNRASKLLNLSQPALSRKISKLEDELGVALFHRRGKRLELTSVGQFAYTFAVEQKQQQQKFLTMLAQYKDEEQSSITLGASLTTLQTTLPPLVNAFMEKHPNAEIKLVTGKTHEIVSFVRDKKADVGIVASSISEAGLNCVPLFDDHLELVVPLKHPLSGKEAGMEHLQDLPMITFSKGTWYRKLTDDLFQRCAVMPDIRMEIDSFEAIVRLLPTCKAAALLPKSYLRPQLLADNDLVSVYLPQLQQTRRTTCMIYGEKEDLSQTSRQWVRETAALFTAKAPLPSRRTTTP from the coding sequence ATGTTCGAGGAATTAAACGCTTTTGCGGCGGTTGTAGAGCAGTCCAGTCTGAACCGTGCATCGAAATTGCTGAATCTGTCACAACCCGCGCTGTCTCGCAAAATCTCCAAATTGGAGGATGAGCTCGGCGTAGCGCTCTTTCATCGCCGTGGTAAACGACTTGAATTAACCAGCGTAGGCCAGTTCGCCTATACTTTCGCGGTAGAGCAGAAACAGCAGCAACAAAAATTTCTGACCATGCTGGCCCAGTACAAGGACGAAGAACAAAGCTCCATTACGCTTGGAGCCAGTCTGACAACGCTTCAAACCACTTTGCCACCGCTGGTAAATGCCTTTATGGAGAAGCATCCGAACGCCGAAATCAAGCTGGTGACGGGGAAAACACATGAAATCGTCTCTTTTGTCCGGGATAAAAAAGCCGATGTGGGCATCGTTGCCTCTTCTATAAGTGAAGCCGGGCTAAACTGTGTGCCGCTCTTTGATGATCATCTGGAGCTGGTTGTACCCCTAAAGCATCCCCTATCGGGTAAAGAAGCCGGAATGGAACATTTGCAAGATCTGCCGATGATTACGTTCTCCAAAGGAACCTGGTATCGCAAATTGACCGACGATCTGTTCCAGCGCTGCGCCGTGATGCCGGATATTCGCATGGAGATTGATTCCTTTGAAGCGATTGTCCGTCTTCTGCCTACCTGCAAAGCCGCAGCCCTGCTGCCCAAGTCGTATCTCCGGCCTCAATTGCTTGCGGACAATGATCTTGTCTCGGTATATCTGCCGCAACTGCAACAGACCCGGCGCACAACCTGCATGATCTATGGGGAAAAGGAAGACCTCAGCCAAACCTCCAGACAGTGGGTCAGGGAAACGGCTGCTCTCTTTACAGCAAAGGCGCCGCTGCCCTCACGGAGGACTACGACGCCTTAG
- a CDS encoding potassium channel family protein: MKTQQFAVIGLGRFGSSVAQELMELGYEVLGIDKNEEVVEDMSELVTHAVVADSTDEEVLRSLGIRNFDCCVVAIGADIQTSILTAILLKELGVKTVVAKAISVLHGRALDKLGIDRVVYPERDMGIRVAHQLVTPNLLDYIELSDDYSIVEMKVPACLHNKTLSTLNARVRFGCSIVALQKEAGVIIAPTALDSLQMGDIMVIIGMNDDIDRFEEEVISQES, from the coding sequence ATGAAAACACAGCAGTTTGCGGTAATTGGGCTAGGGCGCTTTGGCTCCAGTGTGGCACAGGAATTAATGGAGCTTGGTTATGAAGTGCTGGGTATCGATAAAAATGAAGAAGTCGTCGAAGACATGAGTGAATTGGTCACCCATGCCGTCGTCGCGGATTCAACTGATGAGGAAGTGCTGCGCTCCCTGGGCATCCGTAATTTTGACTGCTGTGTTGTTGCCATTGGGGCTGATATCCAGACCAGTATTCTCACTGCTATTTTACTGAAGGAACTCGGTGTAAAAACAGTTGTGGCCAAAGCCATTTCAGTTCTTCATGGACGGGCACTGGACAAGCTGGGGATCGATCGTGTCGTTTATCCTGAGCGTGATATGGGAATTCGGGTTGCCCATCAGCTCGTCACCCCGAATCTGCTGGATTATATCGAATTGTCCGATGATTACAGTATTGTGGAGATGAAGGTTCCAGCCTGTCTGCATAATAAAACGCTGTCCACTCTGAATGCTCGAGTACGCTTTGGTTGCAGCATTGTAGCTCTGCAAAAGGAAGCCGGGGTTATCATTGCCCCGACTGCACTGGACTCGCTTCAGATGGGTGATATCATGGTGATTATCGGCATGAATGATGACATTGACCGTTTTGAGGAAGAAGTGATCAGCCAAGAGAGCTAG
- a CDS encoding TrkH family potassium uptake protein, producing the protein MNVQWMRLSPPRILVLGFAGIILLGTLLLMLPTSSRSGVSLPFIDALFTATSAVCVTGLVVVDTGTHFSTLGQIIIAILIQIGGLGFMTMSTLVAIAFKRRISLRERLILQEAMNQSTMEGIVRLIRKVVIYSLILEGICGTLFAIRWSFDMPMGQAIYYGYWHAISMFNNAGFDMFGEFRSLTGYVYDPLVNFTAMFLIIAGGIGFVVLSDLVEYRRTKKLSLHSKVVLLTTGLLIVFGALVIFVFEFSNPRTLGGLNWGGKILGSFFQSVSPRTAGANTVDIAGLRQATQFFIIILMFIGASPGSTGGGIKTTTFMIMAGAVYAMMRGREDIVFFRYRLLQERIFKALTITLLALLLIIAVTMVLSTTEDSSFLMILFETTSAFGTVGLSMGLTLKLTTIGKLLICFTMFAGRLGPITLAYALGQKKGKELYRYPEGKMIIG; encoded by the coding sequence ATGAATGTTCAATGGATGCGTCTATCGCCACCCCGAATTCTGGTCCTAGGGTTCGCGGGTATTATATTGCTCGGGACACTTCTGTTGATGCTCCCGACATCCAGTCGAAGCGGAGTCAGCCTTCCTTTTATTGATGCACTCTTCACTGCGACTTCTGCAGTCTGTGTAACGGGGCTGGTTGTGGTGGATACAGGTACTCATTTTTCGACGTTGGGTCAGATTATAATTGCAATCCTGATTCAAATTGGCGGTCTTGGCTTTATGACGATGTCGACACTGGTGGCGATTGCATTCAAACGGCGGATCTCTCTGCGTGAGCGGTTGATTTTGCAGGAAGCGATGAACCAGAGTACGATGGAGGGGATTGTCCGTCTTATTCGCAAAGTTGTGATCTACTCGCTCATATTGGAAGGCATATGTGGCACGTTGTTCGCCATTCGGTGGTCGTTTGATATGCCAATGGGGCAGGCCATCTATTATGGATATTGGCATGCCATCTCCATGTTTAACAATGCTGGGTTTGATATGTTCGGGGAATTCCGCAGCTTAACCGGGTATGTGTATGATCCGCTCGTGAATTTTACTGCCATGTTCCTGATTATTGCAGGCGGTATCGGTTTTGTTGTTCTATCTGATCTGGTGGAGTATCGGAGGACGAAGAAGCTTTCGCTGCATTCCAAAGTGGTATTGCTGACGACAGGTTTGTTAATCGTATTTGGCGCACTGGTTATTTTTGTTTTTGAATTCAGCAATCCCCGGACACTGGGTGGTTTGAACTGGGGTGGTAAAATTCTCGGTTCGTTCTTTCAGTCGGTTTCCCCAAGAACAGCAGGGGCGAATACGGTAGACATTGCTGGCCTGAGACAGGCAACGCAATTTTTCATCATTATATTAATGTTTATTGGTGCTTCCCCCGGTTCTACTGGAGGCGGCATTAAAACAACCACATTCATGATTATGGCCGGAGCTGTCTATGCCATGATGCGTGGACGGGAAGATATCGTCTTTTTCAGATATCGGCTCCTACAGGAACGGATTTTCAAAGCACTGACGATTACACTGCTTGCCCTGTTGCTCATTATTGCCGTTACGATGGTGCTTAGTACGACGGAAGACAGCAGTTTTTTGATGATATTATTTGAGACGACATCCGCCTTCGGTACCGTTGGTTTATCTATGGGGCTTACACTGAAGCTGACCACGATCGGCAAGCTTTTGATCTGTTTCACCATGTTTGCAGGACGTCTTGGACCAATTACGCTCGCGTATGCACTCGGACAGAAAAAGGGTAAAGAGTTGTACAGGTATCCGGAAGGCAAAATGATTATTGGATAA
- a CDS encoding CPBP family intramembrane glutamic endopeptidase, protein MNPLGQPLVLKANFKRLGLLAAIGLILFFVFQIFPATSSQTTDIQSTSFISKEKAAESARSFAASLPDYTLPTDTGNEMVTYQTHSDIYGYMAKTKQLETYNKKWETTYPYDVYRVRLPDQDKGGYLNVDVHMRTGKVVGFKRELPSSLYASIEAEQDKSKVNAAQRLAEDNLSLNEKEQLAASVLGEFGYTVPKLQLDTREEEAGLQYTDNEKQIGDSKLELNFTFENGAVRSFESVFSVPDSHTDYVENQTRQANWMTYGGYAFLTFVLGVLAIIYSILTRANTSFKRGIVLSLVYFAASVIGTLNMIPLFQAQGLSNFMLTFLMVMQAGITLVMSATIYLSLVAGDGMWRKIGLNPWPRAKEPGYGKYVLHSMYTGYLWALILLGVQSVLFFILERSIGSWSTTSADQSTYNMSYAWIFPIMAWMAGIGEETVYRLFGIRMMQKVVRNTFIACLIPTLVWALGHTLYPIYPVITRPIELTVIGLLFSLIMLRHGFIAVVFAHVIFDSLLMGLSLIFMGDALNISAGLFWIVLPAIVGYVIYKMNPKQKEKPYVTTPHHEVLQ, encoded by the coding sequence ATGAATCCCTTAGGGCAGCCTTTGGTACTCAAAGCTAACTTCAAGCGTTTAGGGTTGCTTGCGGCGATTGGTCTGATTCTGTTTTTCGTTTTTCAAATCTTTCCTGCCACCTCATCGCAAACGACTGATATCCAGTCTACTTCCTTCATAAGCAAGGAGAAAGCGGCGGAGTCGGCACGATCTTTTGCAGCTTCTCTACCTGATTATACCCTTCCGACGGATACCGGAAACGAGATGGTGACGTACCAAACCCATTCCGATATTTATGGGTATATGGCCAAAACCAAACAGTTAGAAACCTATAACAAGAAATGGGAAACAACCTATCCTTACGATGTGTACCGCGTTCGTTTGCCCGATCAGGACAAAGGCGGTTATTTGAATGTTGACGTACATATGAGAACAGGAAAAGTTGTCGGTTTCAAGCGCGAACTGCCTTCTTCCCTGTATGCATCCATTGAGGCTGAGCAGGACAAAAGCAAAGTGAATGCTGCCCAACGTTTAGCTGAAGATAACCTTTCTCTAAATGAAAAAGAGCAGCTTGCCGCTAGCGTCCTTGGCGAATTCGGGTATACTGTACCGAAACTTCAACTGGACACCCGTGAAGAAGAAGCGGGGCTGCAATACACAGATAATGAAAAGCAAATTGGAGATTCCAAGCTGGAACTGAATTTTACGTTTGAAAACGGAGCCGTTCGCTCCTTCGAATCGGTCTTCTCAGTCCCTGACTCCCATACTGACTATGTAGAAAATCAGACTCGGCAAGCCAACTGGATGACTTACGGCGGTTATGCTTTCCTGACCTTTGTGCTTGGCGTGCTCGCGATCATCTACAGTATTCTGACGAGGGCAAACACGTCGTTCAAACGCGGAATCGTTCTGTCCTTGGTATACTTTGCGGCTTCCGTGATTGGCACACTGAACATGATCCCGCTCTTTCAGGCGCAGGGGCTATCTAATTTTATGCTGACCTTCCTGATGGTGATGCAAGCTGGGATAACGCTGGTTATGAGTGCAACCATCTATCTGTCGCTCGTTGCCGGTGACGGCATGTGGCGCAAAATCGGTCTGAATCCTTGGCCTCGGGCCAAAGAACCCGGATACGGCAAATATGTACTGCACAGTATGTATACAGGCTACTTATGGGCGTTGATTCTACTGGGTGTGCAATCCGTACTGTTCTTTATTCTGGAGCGCAGTATTGGAAGCTGGTCAACAACATCGGCTGACCAGTCCACATACAACATGAGTTATGCCTGGATCTTCCCGATTATGGCTTGGATGGCCGGGATCGGTGAGGAAACGGTCTATCGCCTGTTCGGGATTCGCATGATGCAGAAGGTGGTACGAAATACGTTCATCGCCTGCCTTATCCCAACATTGGTCTGGGCTCTGGGACACACCCTGTACCCGATCTATCCGGTGATCACACGTCCAATAGAGCTTACTGTCATCGGACTTTTGTTCAGTCTGATCATGCTGCGCCACGGCTTCATCGCCGTTGTATTCGCGCATGTTATCTTTGACAGCCTGTTGATGGGGCTAAGCCTGATCTTCATGGGTGATGCACTGAACATTTCCGCAGGACTCTTCTGGATTGTGCTTCCGGCCATCGTTGGTTATGTCATCTATAAGATGAATCCAAAACAAAAAGAGAAGCCGTATGTCACGACTCCTCATCACGAAGTGCTGCAATAA
- the uvrC gene encoding excinuclease ABC subunit UvrC: MDEFITNVQEQEKALEQIRHKLALLPDMSGCYLMKNSEGTIIYVGKAKVLKNRVRSYFIGSHNGKTQRLVSEIRDFEYIVTGSNMEALILECNLIKKHMPRYNVLLKDDKTFPYLKITNEKHPRLEVTRRVLKDKAKYFGPYPNSYAAHQTKKLLDRMYPLRKCGVMPKEVCLYYHMGQCLAPCVQEVGKEQYDEISQEISSFLSGGHEEIKKDLQRKMQEAAEDLYFERAKELRDQVIAIDAMMEKQKITMADARDRDVFGFAIDKGWMCVQILYMRQGKMIERHVSTFPFYGEAYSDFMSYVTQYYSDNPALPQEILLPEMPKDMATDDAGADDISDGDGAVPAAVTAESEETTRLAQDSVVELRVAEARASYGDSQPEAEAEEATMVILEDAVAQEDVSADKQPPGLEDPSQVAAALQEWLEIKVHIPQRGLKRQMITMAVDNARVALEEKFRLIERNEERTSKAAEGLGRFIGLDQLHRIEAFDNSNIQGTNPVSAMIVFTDGKPDKKEYRKYKVRSVEGPDDYETMREVIRRRYERVLKENLTQPDLIVVDGGKGQISAAVDILENELGLFIPVCGLVKDAKHKTSQLMIGNPPEVISLPRDSQEFYLLQRIQEEVHRFAISFHREQRGKSMVTSRLDAIPGIGEKRRKLLLKHFGSLRKIKEASVEDFRPLSIGDKLANQIIAALRDEES, translated from the coding sequence ATGGATGAATTCATTACAAACGTGCAGGAGCAGGAGAAGGCACTAGAGCAGATTCGCCACAAGCTGGCTTTGCTGCCTGACATGTCCGGCTGTTACCTGATGAAAAATAGTGAAGGTACTATTATCTATGTAGGTAAAGCCAAAGTGCTGAAGAATCGCGTAAGATCATATTTTATCGGCAGTCATAATGGGAAGACACAGCGCCTGGTGTCCGAAATCCGTGATTTCGAATATATCGTTACCGGCAGCAATATGGAAGCACTCATTCTGGAGTGTAACCTGATCAAGAAACATATGCCGCGGTATAACGTGTTGCTCAAGGATGATAAGACGTTTCCTTACCTTAAAATTACGAATGAAAAACATCCCCGACTCGAAGTGACCCGGCGGGTGCTCAAAGATAAAGCCAAATACTTCGGACCTTATCCGAATTCATATGCGGCACACCAAACGAAAAAACTGCTTGACCGGATGTATCCGTTACGCAAATGCGGCGTAATGCCGAAGGAAGTATGCCTGTATTATCATATGGGACAGTGCCTCGCTCCCTGTGTGCAAGAAGTGGGCAAGGAGCAGTATGATGAGATCTCCCAGGAGATCAGTTCATTTTTGAGTGGCGGGCATGAGGAGATCAAAAAGGATTTACAGCGCAAAATGCAGGAAGCGGCTGAGGATCTATATTTTGAACGTGCCAAGGAACTTCGGGATCAGGTCATTGCCATTGATGCGATGATGGAAAAACAGAAAATTACGATGGCGGATGCCAGAGACCGCGATGTGTTTGGTTTTGCCATTGATAAAGGCTGGATGTGTGTCCAGATTCTATATATGCGTCAGGGGAAAATGATTGAACGACACGTGTCGACGTTCCCGTTTTACGGTGAGGCATACAGTGACTTTATGTCTTACGTGACCCAGTATTACAGTGATAATCCAGCGTTGCCACAGGAGATTTTACTGCCGGAAATGCCAAAAGATATGGCAACTGATGACGCTGGTGCGGATGATATATCCGATGGTGATGGAGCGGTACCTGCGGCGGTGACAGCCGAGTCAGAAGAGACAACGCGATTGGCGCAAGATTCTGTGGTTGAGCTACGTGTTGCCGAGGCCCGTGCATCTTATGGTGATAGCCAACCCGAAGCAGAAGCGGAAGAAGCTACGATGGTTATCCTTGAAGACGCTGTTGCTCAGGAAGATGTATCGGCTGATAAACAGCCCCCAGGTCTTGAAGATCCTTCTCAAGTCGCAGCAGCATTGCAGGAATGGCTGGAAATCAAAGTCCACATTCCGCAGCGTGGATTGAAACGGCAGATGATCACCATGGCCGTGGATAACGCACGTGTGGCACTGGAAGAGAAGTTCCGCCTAATTGAGCGGAATGAAGAACGGACATCGAAAGCTGCTGAAGGACTGGGACGTTTTATTGGACTGGATCAGCTTCACCGTATTGAAGCGTTTGATAACTCGAACATCCAGGGTACCAACCCGGTATCTGCCATGATCGTATTTACCGATGGTAAACCGGATAAGAAGGAATATCGGAAGTACAAGGTCCGTTCGGTTGAAGGACCGGATGATTATGAAACGATGCGAGAAGTTATCCGTCGCCGTTACGAGCGGGTGTTGAAGGAAAACTTAACCCAGCCTGACCTGATCGTGGTTGATGGAGGCAAAGGGCAGATCTCAGCAGCCGTGGATATTTTGGAAAATGAGCTGGGGCTGTTTATTCCGGTATGCGGTCTGGTGAAGGATGCGAAGCATAAGACTTCACAGTTGATGATCGGCAACCCACCGGAAGTCATCTCCTTGCCTCGGGATAGTCAGGAGTTCTACCTGTTGCAGCGGATTCAGGAAGAGGTCCACCGTTTTGCGATTTCGTTCCACCGCGAGCAGCGTGGTAAATCGATGGTGACTTCCCGTCTGGATGCCATTCCGGGGATCGGAGAAAAGCGGCGCAAGCTGCTGCTGAAGCATTTTGGCTCTTTACGCAAAATAAAAGAGGCCAGCGTCGAAGACTTCCGGCCTCTATCTATTGGTGACAAGCTTGCGAATCAGATTATTGCAGCACTTCGTGATGAGGAGTCGTGA
- the trxA gene encoding thioredoxin, translated as MAIVNVSDQSFNAEVEGEGTVLVDFWAPWCGPCKMLAPILEELSTEVGDAVKIAKVNVDENPESASRFGVMSIPTLIFFKDGQPVDKVVGLNSKDALKGIIEKHQ; from the coding sequence ATGGCTATTGTTAACGTATCCGATCAATCCTTCAACGCTGAAGTCGAAGGCGAAGGAACGGTTCTTGTTGATTTCTGGGCGCCTTGGTGTGGTCCTTGTAAAATGCTCGCTCCAATCTTGGAAGAGCTGTCCACCGAAGTTGGCGATGCAGTGAAAATTGCTAAAGTCAATGTGGACGAAAATCCGGAATCCGCTTCCCGCTTCGGCGTAATGAGCATTCCAACATTGATCTTCTTCAAAGATGGTCAACCGGTTGATAAAGTGGTTGGTCTGAACTCAAAAGATGCTCTCAAAGGAATTATCGAAAAACACCAATAA
- a CDS encoding YqzM family protein, with amino-acid sequence MDANVRINDPREHVNEEPRNDLFDLIAGVAGMAGLMTVIFFGMVIFKFITE; translated from the coding sequence ATGGATGCAAATGTGCGGATCAACGACCCGCGTGAACATGTGAACGAGGAACCCCGTAACGATCTGTTTGATCTGATTGCGGGTGTTGCTGGCATGGCCGGCCTGATGACGGTTATCTTTTTCGGAATGGTGATTTTCAAATTTATCACCGAATAG
- the dnaI gene encoding primosomal protein DnaI, producing MESLGGLLQQLNPSFREQSRRIAAELMEDPYVREFRAGHPELKDAQLITDLSKLYQYAKDSKNCANCPGLDNCPNDFQGHFCKLEVEHFNGKPEIIDKKAPCSKHIARQNEHVIKQRIRSFYVDERALNAGYNDVEIMGKDRMRAPAVNQVLRYINDTKENGLSPQGLFLEGSFGTGKTFLMCYLLHELAVVGHTGVIIYMPDFVEDLKSMISEGNKLKETTDILKSCDLLIFDDIGAENLNPWVRDHVMGSILNYRMNRKPTFYTSNYNLDGLEKHLSFTSRDGEEMNKGQRLMDRIRPFVDVISVRGENQRGKR from the coding sequence ATGGAATCCTTGGGAGGACTGCTTCAGCAGCTGAATCCTTCCTTTCGTGAACAGTCGCGGCGGATTGCGGCGGAATTGATGGAAGATCCGTACGTACGCGAATTCCGCGCAGGTCATCCTGAACTGAAAGATGCACAGCTTATTACCGATCTGAGCAAGCTGTATCAGTATGCCAAAGATTCGAAGAACTGTGCGAACTGTCCGGGGCTCGACAACTGTCCTAACGATTTCCAGGGTCACTTTTGCAAACTGGAAGTAGAGCATTTTAACGGTAAACCCGAAATTATAGATAAAAAAGCACCTTGTTCCAAACATATCGCCCGGCAGAATGAGCATGTTATCAAGCAAAGAATCCGCAGTTTCTATGTGGACGAGCGTGCGCTCAATGCAGGATATAACGATGTGGAAATTATGGGCAAGGATCGGATGCGTGCTCCGGCGGTGAACCAGGTTCTGCGTTATATTAACGACACCAAGGAGAATGGATTGTCTCCGCAAGGACTGTTTTTGGAAGGATCATTTGGAACGGGCAAGACGTTTCTGATGTGTTATCTGCTGCATGAACTCGCGGTTGTGGGCCACACAGGTGTTATTATCTATATGCCTGATTTTGTGGAGGATCTGAAATCCATGATTAGTGAAGGAAACAAGCTGAAGGAAACGACGGATATTCTGAAAAGCTGTGATCTGCTCATCTTTGATGATATTGGGGCAGAGAATCTGAACCCATGGGTTCGAGATCATGTGATGGGTTCCATTCTGAATTACCGTATGAATCGCAAACCTACATTTTACACGTCTAACTACAACTTGGATGGGCTGGAGAAACATCTTAGCTTCACAAGCAGGGACGGCGAGGAAATGAACAAAGGCCAGCGTTTGATGGACCGGATTCGTCCGTTTGTTGATGTCATCTCGGTTCGAGGTGAGAATCAACGGGGTAAACGTTAA